The Arthrobacter zhaoxinii sequence CTGCACGGAGGCGAGCCGGTTCTGGCCGGGGTTGATCAGGTCTCCCATGGGGAGGGTGGTTTCGATGCTCATGCCGGCTCCTCGCCGTCGTTCTCTTCGTCAGCGGGGGTTCTGTCGTCGGGAGTGCCGTCCAGGTCCAGGGCGGGCGCGGCAGCTGTGTCGTCCCCCGCGTCGTCACCGCCGAGGGTCTGCATAAAGGTGATGATGTCGCCGATCTGGCTGTACGGCAGGGCCAGCGGCAGGGCGTTGGAAATGACCCAGACGTTGTCCAGCTCGGTGGGGAGCAGCAGGCGGCGGTCCTGCACGAGCTTGCGGATGGCGGCGTCGGCCAGGTCCTCCACGGACTTCGCGTCGCGCTGGCCCGGGTCCACGTAGCCTTCGAGCACCTCGATGATGTCCTGCCGGGCGATGGTGGCCTCGTTTCCGGTGCCGGTGTGGCGGTCCAGGAGCAGCCGCATGCGCAGCAGCAGCAGGGTTTCCTCGCGGGTCATTTCGCGCTGGCGCTGCAGCGCGGAGGTGTGCGGTTCGGCCATTTCCACCGGGCGCAGCAGGGCGACCTTGCGGTCTTCGTCAATGACCAGGGTGAGGAACAGTTCGCTCAGCCGGACGCGCAGCTGCTCCTGGTTGTCCACCACGGTCTCGTACACGTTGTCCGAGGAGTTTGCGTCCAGGTACGGGCCGCGCAGCAACCGGATGAGGGCCTGCCGCAGCTTCAGCGGCAGGATGCCGGTGTCGCCGGGGAACAGTTCCGGGCCGTCGACCAAGAGATCGCGCGGGGCGTGCTCGGCGTGCTCTTCTTCCGGCTCCGGGTCGAATTCCTCCGGCGCTTCGGACAGTTCTGTGGCGGTCTCGCTCATTTTTCGGGGGCTTTCGCGACGGCGACGGCG is a genomic window containing:
- a CDS encoding DUF4194 domain-containing protein; translated protein: MSETATELSEAPEEFDPEPEEEHAEHAPRDLLVDGPELFPGDTGILPLKLRQALIRLLRGPYLDANSSDNVYETVVDNQEQLRVRLSELFLTLVIDEDRKVALLRPVEMAEPHTSALQRQREMTREETLLLLRMRLLLDRHTGTGNEATIARQDIIEVLEGYVDPGQRDAKSVEDLADAAIRKLVQDRRLLLPTELDNVWVISNALPLALPYSQIGDIITFMQTLGGDDAGDDTAAAPALDLDGTPDDRTPADEENDGEEPA